The window ATTTTATTATAGATTAACAGATATTTACAACTCCTTCGTCAAGCCAAGTGATTTTAATCTAATAATTAAGTCTTATcctgtgtaaaattttgatcttctctatattttaatttgaaaaaaatatatattattgacATAAAAATTACTTATTCAGCTTTTATTACACTATTCTTGCATATTATTTACAGTTAACAAgtattatacaataaatattttaatgttgtctaaaaaattcaagatttatGCATATAGTAATCTATCGCTGTCGAAAATGCTGCAAAACCCGCAGCACCAACAAGACCCGCTTTCAGTCCAGCTAAAAATATtaggtaaaataataaatcacgAAGTTTTAACTGTTTTGAGTTTGACAATgacattgtaattttataatacgTGTATTATAAGTTTCGCTAATTTTGTACAAATGTATGACAGATTTGTTCTGCATTTTGAgagattttatttgaaaataatgtgtaaagaagtagtttttcaagtatatGTTTAATTTCGAATAGGTATAAGAGAATCTTTAAACCAACTTGGGTTTGAGCGATTGGATtttaaaatgtgaaattttattgtagTGTAACAACAGGTTTGAGGCATCACAATcttagaaaaatcaaaaaaaatctgaGTATATGCAATGATCAAGGGTGTAAATCGGTCTAACTTACCTCTAAGACCGATAAGTCCACCTGTCACACCACCAGCATAAGTGCCGTTTCGCCAGTCAGACTTTCCCCTGTACTAAAAAGTAAGGGTCATTATACTATTCCAACCAGATTCATATATGATCTTTCAAGTAGAAATAGGGAGTACAATAACATTCCGAAAAGTAATCAAGTTACCAACTGGAGAATAAGTCAAATTATTGTTAGTGCTATAACGTAAATCTTACTGTTTCTATGGTACATTCAACGGCTGAGAATACACATCCTACAACAGCAAAGTTTTTGGCATATCCAAGTGTCGTCATCttcatttctttgaatatttcacGTGCTGTTTGCTGTTTTTCTACGCTAGCAACGTTTGGATTTACACTTGAAGAAAATAGACCGATAGCTGCACCAAGACCGTAGCCTATCGACATAATTCATCATGAGTCAGTAATGTGTATTCTTGAGATTAGGAAAACTTCATGTGCGTGACCACTTATAAATCAGGATCAAGATATgcactttatttttcaatcctaAGTAATCTTCCATTTTACCTACAGGTGACGGGATTAGCGCAACCATTGCTAACGAAAAACTACATACCCATAACGCAACTCATGAAGCTTTTGAAGATGCAGCTCTCCATGACAGACTCCATGAGTTTCTCGTCGTTCGTTTTTATCCTGACGGGACCCATCACTCTAGGTATAATGATATTCTCTCTGAAACGTTGTTGAGTGCCGACCAAATGAACGGCTATTTTATCCATGTCAGGATCATTCATAAATACTCTCTTATCTCCTTCGGGAGTCGGTGGCGGCTTGGGTGGGTtgaaggaaaacatctctTTGCGATTATTGCGCACTGGGATATGCGAAATTTAACACTCTTCTTTTAGAAATTAGTCAAACTACGTGAGGCACATTATAATTCGGAAATACATATTTTGGAGGTTAGGGCTTGGTTTggtcgttgactgaagaatataaagacagttgcCCTAATGGGCTTTGAGGGCTTTGGTAtgacaaccgaaaatcgtcATGCGCTTGCGCTCCCTGAGACGTTCCTacggtagagttgagaacttgctgcagaacatcagagagttaccgatttcgacatgatgcgggctgcattcaccttcaGAGTATcacagtcttcgcaatggtaCGCCCAAGCCAGTACTTAGCCTGTGTGTACTTACTGATTGGTTGGCAATACAAGGAATTAATGATCAGtgcaaatttctttcaaaatttgtagcaaaacagtgatttaattaaagtataggtacccgagaggagaatgtatacatagatcataAATAGTAATAAGTCAGATGTAACAATAATGCAGAGATCAAAaagtatgtatgcatatacgGTCCACGTGCGATATTGATATATGtgatccatttacgattattACGCGATGCATActatgaattttataattttccaggagacAAATTAGATTATCTACAATGATACGACTGTAATATGTGAATAAAAGacttattcatttcgaaatgagattccattcgacacgcgctcggtgtattccataacattgtTATTCATAATTCGAACTACTTTTCATTTGGTGTATCAATATTGAgttttcgtaggcatagaatcgaaacgttgttttagctggtcgcaagtgaagtatctgcgttgggtggaggagcagaattgtttttcgaaaagtattcggatggaaaaaaattcagagtaactgtaatacatcacggatgcgctaattttgaacgagatgaaacggatgctccgtgtatgagacagtatttaacgctgcgtagtgatttaaagacctagaaaggtgatagggagagaaagaacgacgcttcttaacacttcgagtgtattttaacacacatttgaaagatacgagcgaaatttttcatcatccaactgtcgcagaacggcagcgttattagccgacccgttcactgaagaatatatcttcagtcaacggctgaccatcgaagggcctggccgcttgagtctggaatcggcaggagagataaagtgcgtatttcttgtatgaaatgtgaaagctaaaatcattgtacatcatatcatatcatcatacatcatacatcatacatcgtacatcatacatcgtacatcatacatcatcatacatagtatcaaagttcgaaaccatagtttggatgtcggatgttcagaaagtgacgtcaccaattcaaaatcagctagcagaattcctcagtctggaaacaaccgcgcagtagagcggacggatgagagtcgcgctccgcaaatttcgagtaccgggttctcaacctcccggatctcgcgcttcgggtccgctacgtatttcgagtaacgggttctcaacctcccggatcccgcgcttcgggtccgctacgcggtgaaactcgacttccaggataagcgctccgtggttcctggttcatgtttacaataaattatttcaattcgtttttcgcgcaaccccaaattcggtagctgtcagtccgctaataaaatttctcgacttccaggataagcgctccgtggctcctcgttcgtgtttacaataaattatttcaattcgtttttcgcgcaaccccaaattcgata is drawn from Neodiprion fabricii isolate iyNeoFabr1 chromosome 3, iyNeoFabr1.1, whole genome shotgun sequence and contains these coding sequences:
- the LOC124178993 gene encoding mitochondrial import inner membrane translocase subunit Tim22, whose protein sequence is MRNNRKEMFSFNPPKPPPTPEGDKRVFMNDPDMDKIAVHLVGTQQRFRENIIIPRVMGPVRIKTNDEKLMESVMESCIFKSFMSCVMGYGLGAAIGLFSSSVNPNVASVEKQQTAREIFKEMKMTTLGYAKNFAVVGCVFSAVECTIETYRGKSDWRNGTYAGGVTGGLIGLRAGLKAGLVGAAGFAAFSTAIDYYMHKS